A part of Drosophila willistoni isolate 14030-0811.24 unplaced genomic scaffold, UCI_dwil_1.1 Seg143.1, whole genome shotgun sequence genomic DNA contains:
- the LOC6649138 gene encoding syntaxin-4, translating into MARDRLPELLQRSLSSNSNSSSTNGSSLLLSVYNGTTEANNQITSADSNSGVSGNASSGSKDRQSLKMAQNGTNVDAILNPYTEIRVQLSQIASNLEAMNRMSQTINLRTFSENEMDELHSTNLRLCNQLISRFKDFKANLPPENDYSLEARMKRTLFYGLHQTFLNLWHKNESILQNFELKVKKNLRMHSKIIHSEASEQEIELLLENKTTKLFVDNILQETEKERQTLRDLMDRFNELRKLEKSIEDVHALFMRIQTLVMEQSEVIQRVEFHAQQATLYTDKGAVDLDKAEKHQKKARKKKIMLIAILVAVVIVLLFVGIYL; encoded by the exons ATGGCCAGAGATCGATTACCTGAACTTTTGCAG cgTTCGCTAAGCTCCAATTCAAACTCATCTTCGACAAATGGATCATCGCTTCTATTAAGTGTATATAACGGGACAACCGAAGCCAATAATCAAATTACAAGCGCCGACAGCAACAGCGGCGTCAGCGGCAACgccagcagcggcagcaaggATCGTCAAAGCCTTAAAATGGCTCAAAATGGAACAAATGTGGATGCCATACTCAATCCG TATACGGAGATACGAGTTCAACTCTCACAAATTGCCAGCAATTTAGAAGCTATGAATCGTATGAGCCAAACCATCAACCTCAGAACATTTAGTG AAAATGAAATGGATGAATTGCATTCGACAAATCTACGATTGTGCAATCAATTGATAAGTCGTTTCAAGGATTTCAAAGCGAATCTACCGCCAGAGAATGATTACAGCTTGGAGGCACGTATGAAGCGAACTCTATTTTATGGGCTACATCAGACATTTCTAAATCTTTGGCACAAGAATGAGTCAATTCTACAAAATTTTGAGctaaaagtaaagaaaaatcttcgaatgcattcgaaaaTAA TTCATTCAGAAGCCAGTGAACAAGAGATTGAGCTACTGCTTGAGAATAAGACAACGAAGCTGTTTGTAGATAAT ATCCTGcaagaaacagaaaaagagagacaaaCACTTCGTGATCTCATGGATCGTTTTAATGAACTACGTAAACTGGAGAAATCTATAGAAGATGTACATGCTCTATTTATGCGTATCCAGACACTGGTCATGGAGCAAAGTGAAGTGATACAAAGGGTCGAGTTTCATGCCCAACAGGCCACACTTTACACCGACAAAGGAGCCGTCGACTTGGATAAGGCTGAAAAGCACCAGAAGAAGGCACGCAAG aaaaaaataatgcTCATTGCCATACTGGTTGCTGTAGTTATAGTATTATTATTTGTGGGCATTTATTTATGA
- the LOC6649178 gene encoding protein cramped, translating into MDEMCKNAKSPSLVESADPANVVAPIPPPPAPPMPTDANSSNSNQINGKQMPIPTPPPAPAIPNPPEEELLGSVITHNCPGTRASARVIQKMKLDQTRPMTPPPSEREHGGKKDDKSNQKTPSQLKSGGGAGGTGNDNSRGGSGGPGNGKTTWTNIERNCFFDALNEFGKDFESVANCINGKLKRRSSYNNDHYSFKTKDHVRQHYYQTYHKICKYVRYSEELKKPAQELYTLINYGEMRRKLQFLTEKHFMKLKHLVYHGQITVRCKGKNIRIKTPSCKALRRLNQLDDSLEDIRLPSKVEVLVTPLNMESFGRVQSLAQNPRGRVIVPLHKKLISFIQTFEYKWRSVNQRLNEERLLALSGSSAPSSSSSSSASVSSTPNSSGEQQERQQPQQQPASSTTEPSLCFQPKPGVAIHRPLLNITAYLNSVNICLTAYEERLGVKVRSETLGNIVMTTTAANKRARTESGSDKRSPDTKKPKLLTSPTLEKSIDEVNPAATATPTTTTVENNNVKVEISSGDELSEEIHDFLNGSIQEVEPSAPSAPTPAPPPPPTATTTTTTTTTSASRAKRKEAKEAAAAAAARNFKPLLSDEIIKRIRKGWTVLNAADITVGDLYVVLGQDSKLELDYYWCEPAPAPAGAAATTAASSISSNNEQQHSGTSATPSSSSSTSSSSASTTSLPYNTNDCDSVERVKAVTTSTVSNKLKHLLLVANLSERVRKRQCNCGHICDRKRDLMNKAQQLAAGGINEGHNILSSGASTGEIIFRTPMLPVRRPIANIMDPVRQLSSLTRQKNNRQVLVQRRILPPATMGRPYEHLHVRQLHSSLFEPISSSTTTAVVSAASVASKQNAEESTYDGDGSIVGRDMPTLDFCAPSTSSSSILEVAGGSSSSSLVAITLPESSAAIQDETTSSTGEHFFNGSVSPMHLLRDSTSNARWLEENINDFSLTSLLGHLDEIDATRDILDPSSSMSVISESSVDFRHKFQEIAALLQQQEKE; encoded by the exons ATGGACGAAATGTGTAAGAATGCGAAATCCCCAAGCCTTGTGGAGTCGGCCGATCCAGCCAATGTTGTTGCTCCAATTCCCCCTCCACCTGCCCCTCCCATGCCCACCGATGCCAATAGCAGCAATTCCAACCAGATAAATGGTAAACAAATGCCAAtaccaacaccaccaccagcaccagccATACCAAATCCACCCGAAGAGGAGCTACTGGGATCAGTTATAACCCACAATTGTCCTGGTACCCGTGCCAGTGCACGAGTCATTCAGAAAATGAAACTGGATCAGACAAGGCCAATGACACCGCCACCATCGGAACGGGAGCATGGCGGCAAAAAGGATgacaaatcaaatcaaaagaCACCATCACAATTGAAATCAGGCGGCGGTGCTGGTGGCACTGGCAATGACAATTCCCGTGGTGGTTCCGGTGGTCCCGGCAATGGCAAAACCACATGGACAAATATTGAACGTAATTGCTTCTTTGATGCGTTAAATGAATTTGGCAAGGATTTCGAATCGGTGGCCAATTGCATCAATGGCAAACTGAAACGTCGCAGCTCCTATAATAATGATCATTATAGCTTCAAGACCAAGGATCATGTGCGTCAGCATTATTATCAAACGTATCACAAAATCTGCAAATATGTTAGATATTCCGAAG AATTGAAAAAGCCCGCCCAGGAGCTCTATACATTGATCAATTATGGTGAAATGCGTCGCAAATTGCAATTCCTTACGGAGAAGCATTTCATGAAGCTAAAACATTTGGTCTATCATGGACAGATCACAGTGCGCTGTAAGGGCAAGAATATAAGGATTAAGACGCCATCATGCAAGGCTCTGCGACGACTCAATCAGTTAGATG ATTCCTTGGAAGACATTCGGCTGCCAAGTAAAGTGGAAGTGCTTGTTACACCATTGAATATGGAATCATTTGGTCGTGTCCAATCGTTGGCCCAGAACCCGCGTGGTCGTGTCATTGTGCCGCTTCATAAGAAGCTAATCAGTTTCATTCAGACATTTGAATACAAATGGCGCAGCGTTAATCAGCGTTTGAACGAGGAGCGCCTATTGGCATTAAGCGGATCATCAGCGccctcctcatcatcatcatcatcggcaTCTGTCTCAAGTACTCCAAACAGTAGCGGCGAGCAGCAGGAGCGACAACAACCGCAACAACAACCCGCCTCATCAACAACTGAGCCATCGCTTTGCTTTCAACCTAAGCCGGGAGTAGCCATACATCGGCCATTGTTAAATATTACGGCCTATTTGAATAGTGTTAACATTTGTTTAACCGCCTACGAGGAGCGACTGGGCGTTAAGGTGCGCAGCGAGACTCTGGGCAATATTGTGATGACAACAACGGCGGCCAATAAGCGTGCCCGCACTGAAAGTGGCTCCGACAAACGTTCACCAGACACTAAGAAGCCCAAATTATTGACCAGCCCCACTTTGGAGAAGTCAATCGATGAGGTTAATCcggcggcaacggcaacgCCAACGACAACGACGGTCGAGAATAATAATGTCAAGGTGGAGATTAGCAGCGGTGATGAGCTAAGCGAAGAGATTCATGACTTTTTAAATGGAAGTATACAAGAAGTTGAGCCATCTGCTCCATCCGCTCCCACTCCTGCACCTCCTCCGCCAccgacagcaacaacaacaacaaccacaacaacgacTTCTGCATCGCGAGCAAAGAGAAAAGAGGCCAAAGAGGCAGCTGCTGCGGCAGCTGCACGCAATTTTAAGCCTCTCCTCAGTGATGAGATAATCAAGCGTATACGCAAAGGTTGGACTGTCTTGAATGCAGCGGATATAACTGTTGGTGATTTGTATGTGGTTCTGGGTCAGGATTCAAAACTGGAACTTGATTATTATTGGTGTGAGCCTGCGCCGGCGCcggcaggagcagcagcaacaacagcggCATCATCGATATCATCGAACAATGAACAACAACATTCTGGCACATCGGCTACACCATCCTCCTCATCCTCAACCTCATCCTCATCTGCATCAACAACATCTCTCCCTTATAATACCAATGACTGTGATAGCGTGGAACGTGTTAAAGCGGTGACAACATCAACGGTTAGCAATAAGTTGAAACATCTTCTCTTAGTGGCCAATCTCAGCGAGCGTGTACGCAAGCGTCAATGCAACTGTGGACACATCTGTGATCGCAAACGGGATCTGATGAACAAAGCCCAGCAATTGGCAGCTGGTGGCATTAACGAAGGTCACAATATATTATCATCTGGAGCTTCAACTGGCGAAATAATATTTCGTACTCCCATGTTACCAGTGCGACGGCCCATAGCCAATATAATGGATCCAGTGCGTCAACTATCATCG CTAACTCGTCAAAAAAACAATCGGCAAGTTTTGGTCCAACGACGAATACTGCCCCCAGCCACCATGGGGCGTCCCTACGAACATTTGCATGTACGTCAATTGCATAGCAGCCTCTTTGAGCCGATCTCCTCGTCAACTACCACAGCTGTCGTCTCAGCAGCGTCAGTGGCCAGCAAACAAAACGCTGAGGAATCAACTTATGATGGTGATGGCTCAATTGTAGGTCGAGATATGCCAACTTTGGATTTTTGTGCCCCAagcacatcatcatcatctataTTAGAAGTAGCTGGAggttcatcatcatcgtcgttaGTAGCCATTACTCTGCCAGAGTCATCGGCGGCCATACAGGATGAAACCACAA GCTCGACTGGCGAACATTTTTTCAATGGCAGCGTCAGTCCGATGCATCTGCTCAGAGACTCAACTTCCAATGCACGCTGGCTGGAGGAGAATATCAATGACTTTTCATTAACCAGCCTTTTGGGTCATTTAGATGAAATTGATGCCACTAGAGACATATTG GATCCATCTTCCAGCATGTCGGTGATCAGTGAAAGTAGTGTGGATTTTCGTCACAAGTTCCAGGAAATTGCTGCCTTATTGCAGCAACAGGAAAAGGAATAG